In a genomic window of Sphingomonas lutea:
- a CDS encoding energy transducer TonB, producing MKSRIGTDLRKIVHRVFDTPPQPHRRKARSPADVSIQPRPEGPGGALLAAAGINAGLLLAFLQLSGRVDLSDPQSVLQTIDLVEEAPPPRPPPPPQRPREQQRPKDPEGGSPANIRSQATPVVAPTPIVEPQRPNPIAVTETPNQGAAPTQGAAAVRGPGTGAGGVGTGTGTGSGSGSGGGDGGAIGPPRLVTPVLRGRDFPRETLEQWPRGAQVFLRLRVDARGFVSECAVDRSSGVRAIDGEICALAYQRLRFRPAVNRYGQPVAGWFGYRQTAPR from the coding sequence ATGAAGTCCCGGATCGGGACTGACCTTCGGAAGATCGTCCACCGAGTCTTCGATACGCCTCCGCAACCGCATCGACGCAAGGCGCGTTCACCCGCCGATGTATCGATCCAACCTCGACCGGAAGGCCCGGGCGGTGCCCTGCTGGCGGCCGCCGGAATCAATGCGGGGCTCCTGCTTGCCTTCCTCCAATTGTCGGGACGCGTCGATCTTTCGGACCCGCAGAGCGTCTTGCAGACGATTGACCTCGTCGAGGAAGCGCCGCCTCCACGCCCGCCGCCCCCGCCGCAACGACCACGCGAACAGCAACGACCCAAGGATCCTGAAGGCGGATCGCCGGCCAACATCCGCAGCCAGGCGACTCCGGTCGTCGCCCCCACGCCGATCGTCGAGCCGCAGCGGCCCAACCCGATTGCGGTCACTGAGACGCCCAACCAGGGCGCCGCACCGACGCAAGGCGCCGCCGCCGTGCGCGGACCGGGCACGGGCGCGGGCGGCGTGGGGACGGGCACCGGCACGGGCTCGGGCAGCGGGTCAGGCGGCGGCGATGGCGGCGCGATCGGGCCGCCGCGACTGGTGACGCCGGTGCTGCGCGGTCGCGATTTTCCGCGCGAAACCCTCGAACAATGGCCGCGCGGGGCGCAGGTGTTCCTGCGCTTGCGCGTCGATGCCCGCGGCTTCGTCAGCGAATGCGCGGTCGACCGCAGCAGCGGCGTGCGCGCGATCGACGGAGAAATTTGTGCGCTTGCCTATCAGCGGCTGCGCTTCCGCCCTGCGGTGAACCGATATGGCCAGCCGGTTGCGGGATGGTTCGGATACCGGCAAACGGCCCCGCGATAG
- a CDS encoding ShlB/FhaC/HecB family hemolysin secretion/activation protein, with protein MIASANSAAAQTASQVLPPTREEVTRPDTTAPTPRAPRLEVEGGIERAPCALDSPDLKDIRFTLRDVQFEGLQGLTVAELAPAYAPLVGSEQPISVVCEVRDRAATILREAGYIAAVQVPEQRIADGVVRFRVLMAKITGVRVRGNASGAERTIAGYLNQLAEKPVFNRYEAERYLLLASDLPGYNVRLTLRPAGTAPGEVIGDVTVQRITAFADANIQNSGSRELGRFGGLLRGQLYGLTGLADRTTVSMFSTSDFEEQQTIQVGHDFRLGAEGLSASGSFTYAWANPSVPDADVKARTLLGTAEIGYPFVRRQASTVRGSLGLDIINQDVELDDIDLTRDRLRVGFARVGWDAVSMDFSKPGRSLVEPFWRVSNLVELRKGLNIFGASDDCGPEGDDCLDPGDIPPSRLEGQSDALVLRYSGYGELRPARLVTVALGARAQYAWDGLLSFEEFSAGNYTVGRGYDPGALLGDRGYGTQVELRIGSRVPASAKSVAIEGYGFWDHAKVQNIEELVEVDQPNRLHSVGAGARLLFNRFALDTALAVPLSRIGVERERPAVRLLISLTTRLWPWSFR; from the coding sequence ATGATCGCGTCCGCCAACAGCGCGGCGGCCCAAACGGCGTCTCAGGTTTTGCCGCCGACCCGGGAAGAGGTCACTCGCCCCGACACGACCGCACCCACACCGCGTGCACCGCGCCTGGAGGTGGAAGGCGGTATCGAGCGGGCGCCCTGCGCACTCGACAGTCCCGACCTCAAAGATATTCGCTTCACATTGCGCGACGTCCAGTTCGAAGGCTTGCAGGGCCTGACCGTTGCCGAACTTGCGCCGGCGTATGCCCCCCTCGTCGGATCCGAGCAGCCGATCTCGGTCGTTTGCGAAGTGCGCGATCGAGCTGCCACGATCCTTCGCGAAGCCGGGTACATCGCCGCAGTGCAAGTGCCCGAACAGCGCATTGCGGATGGCGTCGTGCGCTTCCGCGTCCTGATGGCCAAAATCACGGGCGTGCGTGTCCGCGGCAATGCCTCAGGCGCGGAGCGGACCATCGCCGGCTATCTCAATCAACTGGCGGAGAAGCCCGTATTCAACCGCTATGAGGCCGAGCGCTACCTCCTGCTGGCGAGCGACCTGCCGGGGTACAATGTTCGCCTGACCCTCCGCCCTGCCGGCACCGCGCCCGGCGAGGTGATCGGCGACGTCACCGTGCAGCGGATCACCGCATTTGCCGACGCCAATATCCAGAATTCGGGATCGCGCGAACTGGGCCGTTTCGGCGGCTTGCTGCGCGGGCAGCTCTATGGCCTCACCGGCCTTGCCGACCGGACCACGGTTTCGATGTTCAGCACATCCGATTTCGAGGAGCAGCAGACGATCCAGGTCGGCCACGACTTCCGGCTGGGCGCGGAAGGCCTGAGCGCGTCGGGATCCTTCACCTACGCCTGGGCCAACCCGTCGGTGCCCGATGCCGATGTCAAGGCGCGGACGCTGCTCGGCACGGCCGAGATCGGCTATCCATTCGTGCGGCGCCAGGCGAGCACCGTGCGCGGCTCGCTCGGCCTCGACATCATCAACCAGGACGTCGAGCTCGACGACATCGACCTTACACGGGACCGGCTGCGTGTCGGCTTTGCGCGCGTCGGCTGGGACGCGGTCAGCATGGACTTCTCGAAGCCCGGACGCTCGCTGGTTGAGCCGTTCTGGCGCGTGTCCAACCTGGTCGAGCTGCGCAAGGGGCTCAACATCTTCGGCGCAAGCGACGACTGCGGTCCCGAGGGCGACGATTGCCTGGACCCCGGCGACATCCCGCCAAGCCGGCTCGAAGGCCAGTCCGACGCATTGGTGCTGCGCTACAGCGGCTATGGCGAGCTCCGCCCCGCCCGCCTCGTCACCGTCGCACTCGGCGCTCGCGCGCAATATGCGTGGGACGGCCTGCTCAGCTTCGAGGAATTTTCGGCCGGCAACTACACCGTTGGGCGTGGTTACGATCCAGGCGCGCTGCTCGGCGACCGCGGCTACGGCACGCAGGTCGAGCTTCGTATCGGCAGCCGCGTGCCGGCAAGCGCCAAAAGCGTCGCGATCGAAGGCTACGGCTTTTGGGACCACGCCAAAGTCCAGAACATCGAAGAGCTAGTCGAGGTCGATCAGCCCAACCGCCTGCATTCCGTCGGCGCCGGCGCGCGACTGCTGTTCAACCGCTTCGCGCTCGATACCGCGCTCGCCGTTCCGCTCAGCCGCATCGGCGTCGAGCGCGAACGCCCCGCCGTCCGCCTTCTCATATCCCTGACGACCCGGCTCTGGCCATGGAGTTTCAGATGA
- the pgl gene encoding 6-phosphogluconolactonase: MIEAEWWEYDDIDELADAVAGDVGFIIESAVDARGEALIALPGGTTPLPIFRKLASAKLPWKRVTIIPTDERLVPLTDERANIRAIAQNFLPSGARVFPITSDIADHKLAGNSANAKLAELKFPLDLAWLGVGSDGHTASIFAGPDLDEALNAPKGRHAVGVMPDPMPQDAPVARVTLTRSAILSARTVLLTVTGAETRELVEGAIADGQSSKLPIGRVLAEAEQPIDIHWAP, encoded by the coding sequence ATGATTGAAGCCGAATGGTGGGAATATGACGATATCGACGAGCTTGCCGATGCGGTGGCCGGCGATGTCGGCTTCATCATCGAAAGCGCGGTCGATGCGCGCGGCGAAGCACTGATCGCGCTTCCCGGCGGCACGACGCCGCTGCCGATCTTCCGCAAGTTGGCGAGCGCCAAGCTGCCGTGGAAGCGGGTGACGATCATCCCGACCGACGAGCGGCTGGTCCCGCTCACCGATGAACGGGCGAACATCCGGGCGATTGCACAGAACTTCCTGCCGTCGGGGGCGCGGGTGTTCCCGATCACCAGCGACATTGCCGACCACAAGCTGGCCGGCAATTCGGCCAACGCCAAGCTCGCCGAGCTCAAGTTCCCGCTCGACCTCGCCTGGCTTGGCGTCGGGTCAGACGGCCACACCGCGTCGATCTTCGCCGGCCCCGATCTCGACGAGGCGCTGAATGCGCCCAAGGGCCGCCATGCCGTGGGGGTCATGCCCGATCCTATGCCGCAGGACGCACCGGTCGCCCGCGTTACGCTGACGCGTTCGGCGATCCTGTCGGCGCGCACCGTCCTGCTGACCGTCACCGGTGCAGAGACGCGCGAATTGGTGGAAGGCGCAATCGCCGATGGGCAGAGTTCGAAGCTGCCGATCGGCCGCGTGCTGGCGGAAGCGGAGCAGCCGATCGACATCCATTGGGCACCGTGA
- a CDS encoding beta strand repeat-containing protein, with the protein MTQRSAFSPRTSSTRITKRRRLMLSCATAAIAIGVIAPQRADANPFNGTVGSSSGATVGAGNTITVTAPKATINWNPNETGTGTIDFLPSTNTALFQGQAGLSDFTILNRVVPTDATRGISLNGSIISRLDGNVQGGKVWFYSPGGILVGSTASVDVGGLLLTSLDPIDFATSSDGFGRFLNQADQSSTVQLASGALVNANSAGSYVAMIGPRVVQDGTISVNGSAALVAAEDVTMTINQGLFDINVALGTRDGNGVVHSGTTTGPSNVASTDNHSIYMVAVPKNQALTMLLGGTVGFDDAVTAGVENGQIVLRSGQQFEAKQSSISVTGGTFSSDLSGWANKDFSATTTTSNLTFEGDVNFRANEGQILFSASSGRQLNVLGNTILNSYTTVFPDSTAGIIRFSASGGGSINLGGNLTANTYGFGWNGILGTGGNITIEADGGAVNVASSTVLVAQAPGTGPDISGNSPDAKGGNIYIHALNNGTVTMGGVTADASGFGGTTTGGADGVAGNGTGGTINVHAQSGGAIQFNGNFQGNADGYGGNVNGAGTAAGIGTGGVARLAAQGGSINVTGNVNLTSNGQGGNILNPTNAFGVVGGKGRGGGAETGYDPTGVVSIESLAPNSSVTIGGDVFLNANGIGGTGYSGGEGWGGDAGLYVTAGGVAITGSLNLNSVGSGGDAIWGSGGDGGNAFGGTNFVQAQLSAGPTATISAGNVAMDVAAYGGDGRQGNGDNVPGGDGGNATAGQYTGQDSTGGAFLIADSRGAEITVGAVTMQGIAVGGAGGSDAMFGGAGGNALGAYLLTGTFNPAGTTLALGRTTINGNLSMDASATGGAAGSGLTSAPGGTAYGGGHCTEGYCGIVFLAARGTVSVGGTAFLSANATGGSGQVGGNAYGGTSLFQVLPNGSLTTGGNTIASAHATGGAGVGSTSSGGNGFGGYAQALVSGGLFDVEGNLWVLANGSGGIGATGGDGTGGEVYLQSSSGGTVSATDLQLTANGYGANVFGNGGDGLGGLAEMDVNANVNITNSALVMAMGSGGSSTTGFAGLATGGIADVDVGANGALSFGTFQVNANGQGQDGDVRGSTAQGGTATMDVLGGTVTGSGVLELYASGFAGHTNEPTGVANNGTGGTATLTIANDGSVSSTGMVRVEAVGNGGNAQKFGGKGIGGTATVSIDDGSLTAAPLEVRANGTGGTGGETAGEGAAGTARLEFLAGGGSLTSTGQGIIAAQGFGGVGNNNATTVGGAGGIGRGGTSILDVAATLNSGASVNITSNGAFDLRAAGFAGAGGNGTFGGAGGEGRGGNNIFNLRGASMLATGAVNVTNQGNGGVGGIGSAGSGGAGGAGFGGTGTFNMSGTLTAFSYTNINSGNAGAGGAGSTIAGNGGFGQGGSGTAIIDGALVTTSTNPNQGLLVTAFGGNGNGAIGGASQGGTVNVAINGSYTGGYIQATASALGGSGSAGAGGNATGGTATLVSTGTITGARVNVATFTTGGAGTTSGGNAVSGTAAFDLSGSASLSITDVTANAIGGAASAGAGGNAIGGDATIRLLSGSATSGNLNVVVDATGGNGTTRGGDAYMIDGNATLELGAGTSLNVTGASKVSASATGGAATTGTGGDASASSANVIIGNAASLSTSGALMVLAQTSGGNGGQNGGLANSGLAMLSIGGGAVSAGSLEVNANATGGDGGVLGGDGIANEARVQIDANGGQLNVIGLTQILAEAEGGNGFDNAGGAGGSGGLAEAGTASLDTPTELALGASVQLTLGDADISAFASGGNGGAGATGGMGNTAVGGEANFNFGSGTATAGRVRLFSIAVGGDGGAATSGAGGDGATGSGGSIAANIAGSLTATAMSLQSNGAGGNGGIGTTATGIGGDGFAGSSTIVIDGVATFTSLDEFVGLVVTSFGGGGAGSTGGDGQGGYSQLIVNGTLDVETWMQVTARAAGARGPAVRAATPPAGRLTLPSTATCSTAASRSRRPRLAGPAPRSAARRPAAWRSPPSTAMQR; encoded by the coding sequence ATGACCCAGCGTAGCGCGTTCTCGCCCCGCACCTCCAGCACGCGCATCACCAAGCGCCGTCGCCTGATGTTGTCGTGCGCCACGGCAGCCATTGCAATCGGCGTGATCGCGCCGCAGCGGGCGGACGCGAATCCGTTCAACGGCACGGTGGGATCGAGCAGCGGCGCGACGGTCGGCGCGGGCAATACGATCACCGTCACCGCGCCCAAGGCGACGATCAACTGGAACCCGAACGAGACCGGCACCGGCACGATCGACTTCCTGCCTTCGACCAACACCGCATTGTTCCAGGGCCAGGCCGGCCTGTCCGACTTCACCATTCTCAATCGCGTCGTTCCGACGGACGCCACGCGCGGAATCTCGCTTAACGGCAGCATCATTTCCCGGCTCGACGGCAATGTGCAGGGCGGCAAGGTCTGGTTTTACAGCCCCGGCGGAATCCTCGTCGGATCGACTGCCAGCGTCGATGTCGGCGGACTGCTTCTGACCAGCCTCGACCCGATCGATTTCGCCACCTCGAGCGACGGCTTCGGGCGCTTCCTCAACCAGGCGGATCAGTCGAGCACGGTTCAGCTCGCAAGCGGCGCGCTGGTCAACGCCAATAGCGCCGGCAGCTATGTCGCGATGATCGGCCCGCGCGTCGTTCAGGACGGCACTATCAGCGTCAACGGATCGGCCGCGCTCGTCGCCGCCGAAGACGTGACGATGACGATCAACCAAGGCCTGTTCGACATTAACGTCGCGCTTGGCACGCGGGACGGCAACGGCGTCGTCCACTCCGGAACGACCACCGGCCCGTCGAACGTCGCCAGCACCGACAATCATTCAATCTACATGGTCGCCGTGCCCAAGAACCAGGCGCTGACGATGCTGCTGGGCGGCACCGTCGGCTTCGACGATGCGGTGACGGCGGGCGTCGAGAACGGGCAGATCGTGCTCCGCTCCGGCCAGCAGTTCGAAGCCAAGCAATCGAGCATTTCGGTTACCGGCGGAACGTTCAGCTCGGACCTCAGCGGCTGGGCCAACAAGGACTTTTCAGCGACGACCACGACGAGCAACCTAACGTTCGAAGGCGACGTCAACTTCCGCGCCAACGAGGGCCAAATCCTGTTCAGCGCATCGAGCGGGCGGCAGCTTAATGTGCTCGGCAACACGATACTCAATTCGTACACGACGGTCTTCCCGGACAGCACGGCGGGCATCATTCGTTTCTCGGCAAGCGGCGGCGGATCGATCAACCTGGGCGGCAACCTGACCGCAAATACCTACGGGTTCGGTTGGAATGGCATTCTCGGCACCGGCGGCAATATCACGATCGAGGCCGACGGCGGCGCCGTCAACGTGGCGAGCAGCACCGTCTTGGTGGCGCAGGCGCCCGGTACCGGTCCCGACATCAGCGGCAACAGCCCCGATGCAAAGGGCGGCAACATCTACATCCACGCGCTGAACAACGGCACGGTCACGATGGGTGGCGTCACTGCCGATGCCTCGGGCTTCGGCGGAACCACTACCGGCGGCGCCGACGGCGTCGCGGGGAACGGGACGGGCGGCACCATCAATGTCCACGCGCAAAGCGGTGGCGCGATCCAGTTCAACGGCAATTTCCAGGGCAATGCCGATGGCTATGGGGGCAACGTCAACGGCGCGGGCACGGCCGCGGGGATCGGCACGGGCGGCGTTGCGCGACTTGCTGCGCAGGGCGGGTCGATCAATGTCACCGGCAACGTCAATCTAACGTCGAACGGACAGGGCGGAAACATTCTCAATCCGACCAATGCGTTCGGAGTCGTGGGCGGCAAGGGTCGCGGCGGCGGTGCCGAAACCGGCTACGATCCGACCGGCGTGGTCTCGATCGAAAGCCTGGCCCCCAATTCAAGCGTGACGATCGGAGGCGACGTCTTCCTCAATGCCAACGGCATCGGCGGCACCGGCTATTCGGGAGGCGAAGGCTGGGGTGGCGATGCCGGTCTTTATGTCACGGCGGGCGGCGTCGCGATCACGGGTTCGCTCAACCTCAATTCGGTCGGCAGCGGCGGCGATGCAATCTGGGGTTCGGGCGGCGACGGGGGCAATGCCTTCGGTGGCACCAACTTCGTTCAGGCCCAGCTGTCCGCCGGTCCAACCGCCACGATTTCCGCCGGCAACGTGGCGATGGATGTCGCGGCGTATGGCGGCGACGGGCGCCAGGGCAATGGCGATAACGTTCCGGGCGGCGACGGTGGGAACGCCACCGCCGGGCAATATACCGGGCAGGATTCCACCGGCGGCGCCTTCCTGATCGCCGACAGCCGCGGTGCCGAAATCACCGTCGGTGCGGTAACGATGCAGGGCATCGCGGTTGGCGGGGCCGGCGGCAGCGACGCCATGTTCGGCGGCGCCGGCGGCAATGCGCTCGGCGCCTACCTCCTCACCGGCACCTTCAATCCGGCGGGCACCACGCTTGCGCTTGGCCGGACCACGATCAACGGCAACCTCAGCATGGACGCTTCGGCGACCGGCGGCGCAGCCGGCAGCGGCCTGACGTCCGCGCCCGGCGGAACCGCCTATGGCGGCGGCCACTGCACCGAGGGCTATTGCGGGATCGTCTTTCTGGCGGCGCGCGGCACGGTCTCCGTCGGCGGCACGGCGTTCCTCTCCGCCAATGCAACGGGCGGTTCGGGCCAGGTCGGCGGCAATGCGTACGGCGGCACGTCGTTGTTCCAGGTGCTGCCCAACGGTTCGCTGACGACGGGCGGCAACACGATCGCCAGCGCGCATGCCACCGGCGGGGCGGGCGTCGGCTCCACCTCCTCCGGCGGCAATGGCTTCGGCGGATACGCGCAGGCGCTGGTTAGCGGCGGGCTGTTCGATGTCGAAGGCAATCTGTGGGTTCTTGCTAACGGCAGCGGTGGCATCGGCGCGACCGGCGGCGACGGCACAGGCGGTGAAGTCTACCTGCAATCTTCTTCCGGCGGGACAGTGTCGGCGACCGATTTGCAGCTGACGGCTAACGGTTACGGCGCAAACGTCTTCGGCAACGGTGGCGACGGCTTGGGCGGCCTGGCCGAAATGGACGTCAACGCCAATGTGAACATCACCAACAGCGCGCTGGTCATGGCGATGGGCAGCGGTGGATCAAGCACCACGGGCTTTGCGGGCCTCGCGACGGGCGGCATCGCCGACGTCGATGTTGGCGCCAACGGCGCGCTCAGCTTCGGCACCTTCCAGGTCAACGCCAATGGTCAGGGACAAGACGGCGACGTTCGCGGCAGCACCGCACAGGGCGGCACCGCGACCATGGACGTGCTTGGCGGCACGGTCACCGGGAGCGGCGTGCTTGAGCTTTATGCGTCAGGCTTCGCCGGCCACACCAATGAACCGACCGGAGTTGCGAACAACGGTACCGGCGGCACTGCGACTCTCACCATCGCTAATGACGGCAGCGTCAGCTCGACCGGCATGGTCCGGGTCGAAGCAGTCGGCAACGGCGGCAATGCGCAGAAGTTCGGCGGCAAGGGCATCGGCGGCACCGCCACGGTGTCGATCGACGACGGGTCGCTGACCGCCGCCCCGCTCGAGGTGCGCGCCAACGGCACCGGCGGGACAGGCGGCGAGACCGCGGGCGAAGGCGCCGCCGGCACCGCCAGGCTCGAATTTCTCGCGGGCGGCGGGTCGCTGACCTCGACCGGCCAGGGAATCATCGCGGCGCAGGGCTTCGGCGGCGTGGGCAATAACAATGCCACGACGGTCGGCGGTGCCGGCGGCATCGGCCGCGGCGGCACCTCGATCCTCGACGTCGCAGCGACGCTTAACAGCGGGGCGTCGGTCAACATCACCAGCAACGGCGCCTTCGACCTCCGCGCGGCCGGGTTCGCCGGCGCGGGCGGCAACGGCACCTTCGGCGGCGCCGGTGGCGAAGGCCGCGGTGGGAACAACATTTTCAACCTGCGCGGCGCAAGCATGCTCGCGACCGGGGCAGTCAACGTCACGAACCAGGGCAATGGCGGCGTGGGCGGGATCGGATCGGCCGGTTCGGGCGGCGCCGGCGGCGCGGGCTTCGGCGGCACCGGCACGTTCAACATGAGCGGAACGCTGACCGCTTTCAGCTACACCAACATCAATTCCGGCAACGCGGGCGCCGGCGGCGCGGGCTCGACCATCGCCGGCAACGGCGGCTTCGGTCAGGGCGGCAGCGGCACGGCCATCATCGATGGCGCACTTGTCACGACGTCGACTAACCCCAATCAGGGCCTGCTCGTCACGGCATTCGGCGGCAACGGCAACGGCGCGATCGGCGGTGCGAGCCAAGGCGGCACCGTCAACGTGGCAATCAACGGCAGCTATACCGGCGGATATATCCAAGCGACCGCGTCCGCACTTGGCGGATCGGGGTCGGCGGGGGCCGGCGGCAACGCCACCGGCGGTACGGCCACGTTGGTTTCTACCGGCACCATCACGGGCGCGCGGGTCAATGTGGCGACGTTCACTACTGGCGGCGCGGGTACGACGTCGGGCGGCAATGCGGTTTCGGGCACCGCGGCGTTCGACCTCAGCGGCTCGGCATCATTGTCGATCACGGACGTGACCGCCAATGCGATTGGCGGTGCGGCGAGCGCCGGCGCGGGCGGCAACGCGATCGGCGGAGATGCGACAATCCGGCTGCTCAGCGGCAGCGCGACGAGTGGCAACCTCAACGTGGTCGTCGATGCGACCGGCGGCAACGGCACGACGCGCGGCGGCGACGCGTACATGATCGACGGCAACGCGACGCTCGAGCTTGGTGCTGGCACATCGCTTAACGTCACCGGTGCGTCGAAAGTCTCAGCCAGCGCCACGGGTGGCGCGGCCACCACCGGCACTGGCGGTGATGCGAGCGCCAGCAGTGCAAATGTGATCATCGGCAATGCCGCAAGCTTGTCGACCAGCGGGGCCCTCATGGTCCTGGCGCAAACGTCCGGCGGCAACGGCGGCCAGAACGGCGGGCTCGCCAACAGCGGCCTGGCCATGCTGTCGATCGGCGGCGGTGCGGTGTCGGCGGGGTCGCTGGAGGTCAACGCCAACGCGACTGGCGGCGACGGCGGAGTCCTGGGCGGCGACGGCATTGCCAATGAAGCGCGCGTGCAGATCGATGCGAATGGCGGCCAGCTGAACGTCATCGGCCTGACCCAGATTTTGGCGGAAGCCGAAGGCGGTAACGGGTTCGACAATGCTGGTGGCGCGGGCGGCTCCGGGGGCCTGGCGGAAGCCGGCACGGCGTCGCTGGATACGCCGACCGAACTCGCGTTGGGCGCTTCCGTCCAGCTGACGTTGGGCGACGCCGACATTTCGGCCTTCGCCAGCGGCGGCAACGGCGGCGCTGGCGCCACCGGCGGGATGGGCAATACGGCGGTCGGCGGCGAGGCCAATTTCAATTTCGGAAGCGGAACGGCCACCGCTGGCCGCGTACGGCTCTTCTCCATTGCCGTCGGCGGAGACGGCGGCGCCGCTACCTCGGGTGCGGGCGGCGACGGCGCCACCGGGTCTGGCGGCTCGATTGCGGCCAATATCGCCGGATCGCTGACCGCGACCGCGATGAGCCTGCAGAGCAATGGCGCCGGCGGCAACGGCGGCATTGGCACGACGGCGACCGGGATTGGCGGCGATGGCTTTGCCGGCTCCTCAACCATCGTGATCGATGGCGTCGCGACCTTCACCAGTTTGGATGAATTCGTCGGCTTGGTCGTCACCTCGTTCGGCGGTGGCGGCGCCGGGTCGACCGGCGGCGACGGCCAGGGCGGCTACTCGCAGCTTATCGTCAACGGCACGCTCGACGTGGAAACCTGGATGCAGGTCACCGCGCGTGCGGCCGGGGCGCGGGGTCCAGCGGTGCGGGCGGCGACGCCTCCGGCGGGCAGGCTTACTTTACCCTCAACGGCGACATGCTCGACGGCAGCGTCACGGTCGCGACGACCGCGACTGGCGGGGCCGGCACCACGTTCGGCGGCACGGCGACCGGCGGCATGGCGCTCGCCACCCTCAACGGCGATGCAACGGTGA
- a CDS encoding M28 family peptidase → MKRLLGAALIGAAASVPVAAEPITAERLMTHIRILADDSYEGREAGTPGGERAEAYILDAFAKAGLRPGAGSSWRQTIDIVARTPVATRLAFSRNGTAVALPADSIVLTGADTAVDLATAPVLFAGYATEPELAGISVKDAVVAMLQGQPPESRSVGSWQDRRQALLDAGAAAVIHVEPADRPWDAAAKRSQRVIAPGNDAFGPARGPMSHAAATVLLGRTMLGAAARRGFRARRLPLTVSGQVTTRIDQIDPANIVGMVKGSGDGREPVVMMSHWDHTGICRPPGAPDRICNGAIDNASGIAVLIETAREIAAGPKPVRDIYFLATALEEAGGFLGATAFAQRPAEPRPVAVLNVDTIAIHPRGLPVAIIGRGRFPSLDRVIDATSRQLGRKVDLDDEANVMIERQDGWAFTKLGIPSVMASGSFSDMKLLTAYLGTTYHQPNDDLKQKIEIGGAVEDADLHVALLRALADPKIYPTP, encoded by the coding sequence GTGAAGCGGCTGCTCGGCGCGGCGCTGATCGGCGCTGCTGCTTCGGTCCCGGTCGCCGCCGAGCCGATCACCGCAGAACGATTGATGACCCACATCCGCATCCTCGCCGACGACAGTTACGAGGGTCGCGAAGCAGGGACGCCGGGCGGGGAGCGGGCCGAGGCCTATATCCTCGACGCGTTCGCCAAGGCCGGATTGCGGCCAGGTGCCGGGAGCAGCTGGCGCCAAACGATCGACATCGTCGCTCGAACGCCGGTTGCGACGCGCCTGGCTTTCTCGAGGAACGGAACAGCTGTCGCGCTGCCGGCGGATTCGATCGTGCTGACCGGAGCCGACACCGCAGTGGACCTGGCCACGGCCCCGGTCCTGTTTGCAGGCTATGCGACCGAGCCCGAGCTGGCCGGCATCTCCGTCAAGGATGCCGTGGTCGCCATGCTTCAAGGCCAGCCGCCAGAATCGCGCAGCGTCGGGTCGTGGCAGGATCGGCGCCAGGCGCTCCTCGATGCGGGGGCCGCGGCGGTCATTCATGTCGAACCGGCCGACCGCCCGTGGGATGCGGCGGCCAAAAGGTCGCAGCGCGTCATCGCCCCGGGCAATGACGCGTTTGGACCAGCGCGCGGCCCAATGTCCCATGCGGCAGCAACCGTCCTGCTTGGCCGCACCATGCTGGGCGCGGCGGCGCGGCGGGGGTTCAGGGCACGTCGCCTTCCGTTGACTGTATCGGGTCAGGTCACCACGCGCATCGACCAGATCGATCCCGCGAACATCGTCGGCATGGTGAAGGGGAGTGGGGACGGCCGCGAGCCGGTAGTGATGATGTCGCATTGGGACCATACCGGAATCTGCCGGCCCCCCGGCGCGCCCGACCGTATCTGCAACGGTGCGATCGACAATGCGAGCGGGATCGCGGTCCTGATCGAAACCGCGCGCGAGATCGCCGCCGGCCCGAAGCCGGTCCGCGACATTTACTTCCTCGCCACCGCGCTCGAAGAGGCCGGCGGCTTCCTTGGTGCGACGGCCTTTGCGCAGCGGCCCGCCGAGCCGCGGCCGGTGGCGGTCCTCAATGTCGATACCATCGCCATTCACCCGCGCGGGCTGCCCGTCGCGATTATCGGGCGAGGGCGTTTTCCCTCGCTTGACCGAGTCATTGACGCGACGTCGCGCCAATTGGGGCGCAAGGTCGATCTCGACGACGAAGCCAATGTGATGATCGAGCGGCAGGACGGCTGGGCCTTCACAAAGCTCGGCATCCCCAGCGTCATGGCCTCGGGATCGTTCAGCGACATGAAGCTGCTGACCGCCTATCTCGGCACGACCTATCATCAGCCGAACGACGACCTGAAGCAGAAGATCGAAATCGGCGGCGCGGTCGAGGATGCCGACCTGCATGTCGCGCTTCTCCGTGCGCTCGCCGATCCCAAGATTTACCCGACGCCCTAG